The genomic region GTCGATCATTTGTGCTTCGGGCAAACCTTCTTCTTTGGGATTACAGACAAAGTACATCTTGTAAGTAGAGTGTCTGAAAGGATTATTTTTGTGTTGGTAATTAGTCAGATAGCCTGTGCCAGTAATGTGATCAGTCTGGAACATTCCGGCATTTATCGCTCCGATAAACCCAAAATCTAAAGCCCAGTTTTCAATAGTTCTCTTTTTATTTTCATGTTCGCTGGCAAGGAGAAGATCAAAATCATATTGGGCAGGATCAATTCTCACAATATCCACGGTGGAATTACCAGAAGAGCTGGATACTGCCAGTTCGAACTTGCCATATTCCAGACCATTACCGATTTTTTGCCATTCAACAGCATGCATCAGGGTAGAGTAAAACAAGGTCAGAAAAATTAAGAAAATGATCTGGTATTTCTTTTTCATATTAATAATGTAGATTCTGATCTGTCACCCTCAGGTTATTTTGATACTTTATTCCTGATGAAGACATGTTTTATATTGCGGTTTTCTGTGGTTCTTTCATCAATCTGGAATTTACCCAGTGATTTTATGAGCGGTGTAAGTTTCAGGAAGCCATAATTACGAGGATCAAAGTTTGGCTTCTTTTTGAGGATGAGATTTCCTACATCACCAAGGAATGCCCAGCCGTCATCATCTGCCAGATCATCAATTGAACCTGCTATTAGTTTTATCAGTCTGCTGTCTATCTTGGATATCGATTCTTTGGGTTTTACGTGAGCAGTTGTTTTGGTGCTGCTGCTTATCTCTGGTTCATCTCTTGTGATGATCTCCAAGTAGATAAATTTATCGCAGGCAGCAATAAAGGGTTCCGGTGTCTTCTTCTCACCAATACCGATCACATACATACTGGCTTCACGCAGCCTGATCGACAGCCTAGTGAAATCGCTGTCACTGGAAACAAGGCAAAAACCATCGACCTTACCGGAATAAAGAATATCCATGGCATCAATTATCATGGCTGAATCTGAGCTGTTTTTTCCTACTGTATATGAATATTGCTGGATTGGTGTAATGGCATTTTCCAGAAGTACTGTTTTCCAGCCCTTAAGGGTTGGTTTAGTCCAGTCACCATAAATGCGTTTGAAAGTGGGAACGCCATATTTGGCAATTTCCTGTATCATACCCTTGATATTTTTATATGTGATATTATCAGCATCGATAAGTACAGCGAGCATAAGTTCTTTTTTCATACTTGAAACCTCAATTAAATTTTCTTCAGGCACTATTAATTATTCTCCATTATCTGGCAAGCATTTAGTAGTCTGAAATGATAAGGGCAGGTCATTACTGTCTCGTATATTTTATCTATTAATAACCCAGAATCCCCAGAAAAACACCGGCAGCTACAGCAGATCCTATCACTCCGGCTACATTAGGAGCCATTGCATGCATGAGCAGAAAATTACTGCGGTCATGCTGCTGACCCAGATGATGTACTACCCGGGCACTATCTGGCACAGCACTCACGCCGGCAGCACCGATCATGGGATTGATCTTGTCTTTGAGGAAAATATTCATTAATTTAGCAAATATCACACCGGTAGCAGTGGCAATGCAAAAGCTGAAAGCTCCCAAAGCAAATATTTTAATGGAGTTGGCTGTGAGAAATCCCATATTTACCCCATTCACCATTCTTATCGCCTGCGTGCTGGCACCCACACAAATACCCAACAGTATGGTTACAATATCTATTATCGCATTACTGGCTGTGCGAGCCAGGCGTTCAGTAACTCCCGATTCTTTGAGAATATTACCAAAAAACAACATACCCAGAAGTGGAACCGCTCCTGGAGCGATCAGTATGGTTATAATAAAGCCAATCACTGGAAAAAATATCTTTTCCTTCTTGGTGACCAGTCTGGGAGTTTTCATGCGGATTTTTCTTTCTTTCGATGTGGTGAGTAATTTAATTATTGGGGGCTGGATCACTGGCACCAGAGCCATATAGGAATAGGCAGCAATTGCAATCGGACCCAGCAGATGGGGAGCCAGCTTTGTGGAAAGGAATATGGATGTGGGACCATCAGCTCCACCAATGATACCGATCGCCCCAGCTTCAAATACATTGAAT from Candidatus Stygibacter australis harbors:
- a CDS encoding sodium ion-translocating decarboxylase subunit beta; translation: MSEFLSFFSTTGFYHLFQSDSYLYLIMMAIGIFFIYLGIAKNYEPLLLVPIGFGIIIGNMPGAGAYGVYTEGSVFNILYLGVKLGFYPPLIFLGIGSMTDFSTLIANPKLILLGAAAQFGIFVTFIGALLLEFNVFEAGAIGIIGGADGPTSIFLSTKLAPHLLGPIAIAAYSYMALVPVIQPPIIKLLTTSKERKIRMKTPRLVTKKEKIFFPVIGFIITILIAPGAVPLLGMLFFGNILKESGVTERLARTASNAIIDIVTILLGICVGASTQAIRMVNGVNMGFLTANSIKIFALGAFSFCIATATGVIFAKLMNIFLKDKINPMIGAAGVSAVPDSARVVHHLGQQHDRSNFLLMHAMAPNVAGVIGSAVAAGVFLGILGY
- a CDS encoding phosphodiester glycosidase family protein encodes the protein MKKKYQIIFLIFLTLFYSTLMHAVEWQKIGNGLEYGKFELAVSSSSGNSTVDIVRIDPAQYDFDLLLASEHENKKRTIENWALDFGFIGAINAGMFQTDHITGTGYLTNYQHKNNPFRHSTYKMYFVCNPKEEGLPEAQMIDWQQPGAPELIGKYNSALQCIRMIASGGKNVWSKQTDKWSEAALGQDIEGNILFIFCRSPYTMHELINLLLQLPLDLDKMMHLEGGPEASSYIETEEFHLRCAGTFESGFFDNEDQQSFWQIPNIIGFRKR
- a CDS encoding NYN domain-containing protein, with product MKKELMLAVLIDADNITYKNIKGMIQEIAKYGVPTFKRIYGDWTKPTLKGWKTVLLENAITPIQQYSYTVGKNSSDSAMIIDAMDILYSGKVDGFCLVSSDSDFTRLSIRLREASMYVIGIGEKKTPEPFIAACDKFIYLEIITRDEPEISSSTKTTAHVKPKESISKIDSRLIKLIAGSIDDLADDDGWAFLGDVGNLILKKKPNFDPRNYGFLKLTPLIKSLGKFQIDERTTENRNIKHVFIRNKVSK